A genomic segment from Xyrauchen texanus isolate HMW12.3.18 chromosome 21, RBS_HiC_50CHRs, whole genome shotgun sequence encodes:
- the LOC127661719 gene encoding estrogen-related receptor gamma-like isoform X3, whose amino-acid sequence MMDLKEFCLNENFQFLNQHNLLDSSSTDDPPSPCDPPVKADPLSPSFGLDNNATPFSPSSSSDSSGYNLFSGKHSLNPDSPISSSSISSSSAPALFNPVSHTESIACCDYIPSLNPGAKRLCLVCGDFASGYHYGVASCEACKAFFKRTIQGNIEYSCPVVNDCEITKRRRKSCQACRFQKCLRAGMMREGVRMDRVRGGRQKYKRRVDSGLSFFTKTPYTHPGKSIRNKVISQLLVSEPAPLRASPDPSTPDSDHKTLLSLCDLLNRELLVMIDWAKHIPGFTALSLVDQMALLQGGWMENLVMNVVWRSQGLSDELQFAENLRLNESQSKTAGLHDLYVALRHLTSKYQQMGLNQEEVVTLKAMTLANSEQSTGVLPVN is encoded by the exons ATGATGGACCTGAAGGAGTTTTGCTTGAATGAAAACTTCCAGTTTCTAAACCAGCACAA CCTTTTGGATTCGTCCTCCACTGATGATCCACCGTCCCCCTGTGATCCGCCAGTCAAAGCCGACCCGCTGAGCCCCTCGTTTGGCCTGGACAACAACGCGACACCGTTCAGCCCCAGTAGCAGCTCGGACAGCAGCGGCTACAACCTGTTCTCTGGGAAGCACTCTCTGAACCCGGACTCTCCCATCAGCTCCAGCTCAATCTCCAGCAGCAGCGCCCCCGCTCTCTTCAACCCCGTCAGTCACACAGAGTCCATCGCCTGCTGCGACTACATCCCATCACTGAACCCCGGAGCCAAACGCCTGTGTCTGGTCTGCGGGGACTTCGCGTCTGGCTATCACTACGGCGTCGCGTCCTGTGAGGCGTGCAAGGCCTTCTTCAAAAGAACTATTCAAG GAAACATTGAGTACAGTTGTCCTGTGGTGAATGACTGTGAGATCACCAAAAGACGGCGGAAGTCATGTCAAGCATGCCGATTTCAGAAGTGCCTGCGTGCTGGCATGATGAGAGAGG GTGTGCGCATGGATCGTGTGAGAGGTGGCAGACAGAAGTACAAGCGTAGAGTGGATTCAGGCCTCTCTTTCTTCACCAAAACACCTTACACACATCCAGGCAAATCAATCA GAAACAAAGTGATTTCTCAGCTCCTCGTTTCTGAACCAGCTCCTCTGCGAGCTTCCCCTGACCCCTCGACCCCTGATAGTGACCATAAAACGCTACTGTCCTTATGTGACCTTTTAAACAGGGAGCTCCTGGTAATGATTGACTGGGCAAAACACATACCAG GATTCACTGCCCTCTCGTTGGTGGATCAGATGGCCTTACTCCAGGGTGGCTGGATGGAGAACCTGGTTATGAATGTTGTTTGGCGTTCTCAGGGCTTGTCCGATGAGCTGCAGTTTGCAGAGAACCTGCGACTGAATGAGAGCCAGAGCAAAACCGCAGGTCTGCATGATCTCTACGTGGCATTGCGACATCTGACCTCCAAATACCAACAGATGGGCTTAAACCAGGAGGAAGTGGTCACTCTCAAAGCCATGACACTGGCTAACTCAG AACAATCCACAGGGGTCCTTCCGGTTAACTGA
- the LOC127661719 gene encoding estrogen-related receptor gamma-like isoform X2, which yields MMDLKEFCLNENFQFLNQHNLLDSSSTDDPPSPCDPPVKADPLSPSFGLDNNATPFSPSSSSDSSGYNLFSGKHSLNPDSPISSSSISSSSAPALFNPVSHTESIACCDYIPSLNPGAKRLCLVCGDFASGYHYGVASCEACKAFFKRTIQGNIEYSCPVVNDCEITKRRRKSCQACRFQKCLRAGMMREGVRMDRVRGGRQKYKRRVDSGLSFFTKTPYTHPGKSIRNKVISQLLVSEPAPLRASPDPSTPDSDHKTLLSLCDLLNRELLVMIDWAKHIPGFTALSLVDQMALLQGGWMENLVMNVVWRSQGLSDELQFAENLRLNESQSKTAGLHDLYVALRHLTSKYQQMGLNQEEVVTLKAMTLANSDTLAKRKKKINMDRGAVQSTDQ from the exons ATGATGGACCTGAAGGAGTTTTGCTTGAATGAAAACTTCCAGTTTCTAAACCAGCACAA CCTTTTGGATTCGTCCTCCACTGATGATCCACCGTCCCCCTGTGATCCGCCAGTCAAAGCCGACCCGCTGAGCCCCTCGTTTGGCCTGGACAACAACGCGACACCGTTCAGCCCCAGTAGCAGCTCGGACAGCAGCGGCTACAACCTGTTCTCTGGGAAGCACTCTCTGAACCCGGACTCTCCCATCAGCTCCAGCTCAATCTCCAGCAGCAGCGCCCCCGCTCTCTTCAACCCCGTCAGTCACACAGAGTCCATCGCCTGCTGCGACTACATCCCATCACTGAACCCCGGAGCCAAACGCCTGTGTCTGGTCTGCGGGGACTTCGCGTCTGGCTATCACTACGGCGTCGCGTCCTGTGAGGCGTGCAAGGCCTTCTTCAAAAGAACTATTCAAG GAAACATTGAGTACAGTTGTCCTGTGGTGAATGACTGTGAGATCACCAAAAGACGGCGGAAGTCATGTCAAGCATGCCGATTTCAGAAGTGCCTGCGTGCTGGCATGATGAGAGAGG GTGTGCGCATGGATCGTGTGAGAGGTGGCAGACAGAAGTACAAGCGTAGAGTGGATTCAGGCCTCTCTTTCTTCACCAAAACACCTTACACACATCCAGGCAAATCAATCA GAAACAAAGTGATTTCTCAGCTCCTCGTTTCTGAACCAGCTCCTCTGCGAGCTTCCCCTGACCCCTCGACCCCTGATAGTGACCATAAAACGCTACTGTCCTTATGTGACCTTTTAAACAGGGAGCTCCTGGTAATGATTGACTGGGCAAAACACATACCAG GATTCACTGCCCTCTCGTTGGTGGATCAGATGGCCTTACTCCAGGGTGGCTGGATGGAGAACCTGGTTATGAATGTTGTTTGGCGTTCTCAGGGCTTGTCCGATGAGCTGCAGTTTGCAGAGAACCTGCGACTGAATGAGAGCCAGAGCAAAACCGCAGGTCTGCATGATCTCTACGTGGCATTGCGACATCTGACCTCCAAATACCAACAGATGGGCTTAAACCAGGAGGAAGTGGTCACTCTCAAAGCCATGACACTGGCTAACTCAG ACACATTggccaagagaaaaaaaaagatcaatatggATAGAGGAGCAGTCCAGAGCACAGATCAATAA
- the LOC127661719 gene encoding estrogen-related receptor gamma-like isoform X1: MMDLKEFCLNENFQFLNQHNLLDSSSTDDPPSPCDPPVKADPLSPSFGLDNNATPFSPSSSSDSSGYNLFSGKHSLNPDSPISSSSISSSSAPALFNPVSHTESIACCDYIPSLNPGAKRLCLVCGDFASGYHYGVASCEACKAFFKRTIQGNIEYSCPVVNDCEITKRRRKSCQACRFQKCLRAGMMREGVRMDRVRGGRQKYKRRVDSGLSFFTKTPYTHPGKSIRNKVISQLLVSEPAPLRASPDPSTPDSDHKTLLSLCDLLNRELLVMIDWAKHIPGFTALSLVDQMALLQGGWMENLVMNVVWRSQGLSDELQFAENLRLNESQSKTAGLHDLYVALRHLTSKYQQMGLNQEEVVTLKAMTLANSDAENVEGADAVQCFQDTLHEALQDYESNQRPSEPHRAGRLLMTLPLLRQTAHRAVRCFCWLHTEGRIPMHKLFLEMLDAKI, encoded by the exons ATGATGGACCTGAAGGAGTTTTGCTTGAATGAAAACTTCCAGTTTCTAAACCAGCACAA CCTTTTGGATTCGTCCTCCACTGATGATCCACCGTCCCCCTGTGATCCGCCAGTCAAAGCCGACCCGCTGAGCCCCTCGTTTGGCCTGGACAACAACGCGACACCGTTCAGCCCCAGTAGCAGCTCGGACAGCAGCGGCTACAACCTGTTCTCTGGGAAGCACTCTCTGAACCCGGACTCTCCCATCAGCTCCAGCTCAATCTCCAGCAGCAGCGCCCCCGCTCTCTTCAACCCCGTCAGTCACACAGAGTCCATCGCCTGCTGCGACTACATCCCATCACTGAACCCCGGAGCCAAACGCCTGTGTCTGGTCTGCGGGGACTTCGCGTCTGGCTATCACTACGGCGTCGCGTCCTGTGAGGCGTGCAAGGCCTTCTTCAAAAGAACTATTCAAG GAAACATTGAGTACAGTTGTCCTGTGGTGAATGACTGTGAGATCACCAAAAGACGGCGGAAGTCATGTCAAGCATGCCGATTTCAGAAGTGCCTGCGTGCTGGCATGATGAGAGAGG GTGTGCGCATGGATCGTGTGAGAGGTGGCAGACAGAAGTACAAGCGTAGAGTGGATTCAGGCCTCTCTTTCTTCACCAAAACACCTTACACACATCCAGGCAAATCAATCA GAAACAAAGTGATTTCTCAGCTCCTCGTTTCTGAACCAGCTCCTCTGCGAGCTTCCCCTGACCCCTCGACCCCTGATAGTGACCATAAAACGCTACTGTCCTTATGTGACCTTTTAAACAGGGAGCTCCTGGTAATGATTGACTGGGCAAAACACATACCAG GATTCACTGCCCTCTCGTTGGTGGATCAGATGGCCTTACTCCAGGGTGGCTGGATGGAGAACCTGGTTATGAATGTTGTTTGGCGTTCTCAGGGCTTGTCCGATGAGCTGCAGTTTGCAGAGAACCTGCGACTGAATGAGAGCCAGAGCAAAACCGCAGGTCTGCATGATCTCTACGTGGCATTGCGACATCTGACCTCCAAATACCAACAGATGGGCTTAAACCAGGAGGAAGTGGTCACTCTCAAAGCCATGACACTGGCTAACTCAG ATGCAGAAAATGTAGAGGGTGCAGATGCCGTGCAGTGCTTTCAGGACACGCTCCATGAGGCCCTGCAGGACTACGAGAGCAATCAGCGGCCCTCCGAGCCTCATCGCGCTGGCAGACTGCTCATGACGCTGCCCCTGTTACGGCAGACGGCCCACAGAGCTGTTCGTTGCTTCTGCTGGCTGCACACAGAGGGACGAATCCCAATGCACAAACTCTTTCTGGAAATGCTGGATGCCAAGATCTAG